A window of Desulfobulbus oralis genomic DNA:
GGCGCCCGTCCGCGTATCTTTTGACAAGAGCTCGCAAAGCAGGTAGAAAAGCGGGCATATGTTGCAGTCAATCAGCTTTTATACCGTTATGAACGGGAGCACTATGCAAGACATCAAGGTAGGACTGATCGGTTTTGGCACCGTGGGCCAGGGACTTGCGGAAACGCTGCACTCGCAGGAAAACAGGCTGACCAAGCGCACCGGCATGAAAATCGGCATCAAAACCATTGCCGACACACGTGCCAGGGCGCTGCCCGCCCATCTTGAGCACATCCATCTGACCCAGGATGCCAGGGATATTCTTGCCGATCCGGAAATCGACATCGTGGTCGAACTGATCGGCGGCATGGAGCCGGCCAAGACTTTTCTCCTGGAGGCCATTGCCGCCGGCAAACACGTGGTCACGGCCAACAAGGCGCTTCTGGCCCAGACGGGCTCGGAAATCTTCCGGAAAGCCGCCGAAAAGGGTGTGGCCGTGGGCTTCGAGGCCAGCGTGGGCGGCGGCATTCCCGTCATCAAGGCGCTGCGCGAAGGCCTGGTCGCAAACCGCATTCTGGCCATCAGCGGCATCATGAACGGCACGGCCAACTACATCTTAAGCCGCATGACCGACGAGGGCATTCCCTTTGCCGAGGTGCTGGCCGAGGCGCAGAAACTGGGCTTTGCCGAGGCCGACCCGAGCTACGACGTGGACGGCATCGACACGGCCCACAAGCTGGCCATTCTGATGAGCATGGCCTATGGCATCCACATCACGAACCGGGAAATCAGCACCGAAGGCATCCGGAACATCGAGCCGGTGGACATCGAAATGGCGCGGGAATTCGGCTTTCGCATCAAGCTGCTGGCCATTAGCCGCAACCACGGCGAGCACGTGGAAGCGAGGGTGCATCCCACCATGGTGCCGGGGGACAAGCTGCTGGCCAGCATCAACGGCGCCTATAACGCCATCCAGTTCAAGGGCGACTGCGTGGGCGACATCCTGCTCTGCGGCCTGGGTGCGGGCAAGATGCCGACCGGCAGCGCGGTGGCCGCCGATGTGGTGGACATTGCGCGCGACATCGCCTGCAATTCCGTGGGCCGGGTGCCGCCGCTCTCCTACCAGCTTTCCCAGTTTGCACCGCGCCGCATCACCGGCATGGACGAGCTTTTTGGGCCCTACTATTTCCGTTTTACGGTGAAAGACGAGCCAGGCGTGCTGGCAAGCATTGCCGGCGTCCTGAGTGCACAGGGCATCAGCATTGCCTCGGTCATCCAGAAGGGCCGCAGGGGCCAAGAAGCGGCGGTGCCGCTCGTGATTCTCACCCATGCGGCCAGGGAATCCGACGTGGAGCAGGCCCTGACCCGCATCGGCAAGCTGGATGCCGTGCTCGCTCCGGTGGTGAAGATCCGCATCCTCGAGCAAGAACAGTGACCCATGAAATACATTCTGCTGATTGGCGACGGCATGGGCGACGTGCCGGTGGCAGCCCTGGGGGGCAGAACGCCTCTGGAGGCCGCGCCCACCCCCACGCTGGACCGGCTGGCCAGGGCGGGCGAACTGCTCATGGTGCAGACCGTGCCCGAGGGCCTGCCGCCGGGCAGCGATGTGGCGAATCTGGCACTCCTGGGCTATCAGCCTTCCGAGGTGTACACCGGCCGCGCACCCCTGGAGGCGGCCAGCATGGGCATTGCCCAGGCCGATACGGACATCGACTTCCGCTGCAATCTGATCAATATCCAGCGTCAGGGCGAGCGGATGCTCATGGTGGACTACAGTGCCGGCCACATCACGACCGCCGAGGCCCGGGAGTTGATTCTGGCCCTGCAGGCGGCCTGCGGCAACCCGGCCCTGACCCTGCATCCGGGCGTGGGCTACCGGCACCTGCTGGCGCTGCACAACACGCCGCTGCCCAGGGATTTCACAACAACTCCGCCCCATGACCACTGCGGCAGGGATGTATCCGCTTTCTTCGCCGAATACGCCAAGGTGCCAGCGCTGGCCGCGCTCTATGCCAGGGGGCCGGAAATTCTGGCGGCACAGCCGGTGAACCAAAAACGGCAGGCAGCCGGCAAAAGGCCGGCCAATTTCTTCTGGCTCTGGGGCGAAGGCAAAAGGCCCCGCATGGATACCTTTGCGGAGCGCTGCGGCCTCCGGGGCGGCATGGTCTCCGCCGTGGACCTGCTGAAGGGCATCGGCAAGCTGAGCGGGCTCCAGGTGGTGGATGTGCCCGGGGCGACCGGTTATCTGGATACCAACTATGCGGGCAAGGCGGCGGCCGCGCTGGAGATTCTTGAAGAGGCCGATTTTGTGGCTGTGCATGTGGAGGCGCCGGACGAATGCGGACATCAGGGTCTGGCTGCCGAAAAAATGCAGGCGGTGGCCGACTACGACGCCAAAATCGTGCGGCCCATTGTGGAGGGTATGGAACGCCGCGGCGAACCGTTCCGGCTGGTGGCGACGATGGACCACTACACGCCGCTGCATCTGCGCACGCACGTGAGCTGGCCGGTGCCCATGCTGCTCTACGATTCCAGAAGCCGGGCCACGGATGGGCTGGCCTACACCGAGGCGAACGCGGCCAGGGCTGTGGAAAAAAGCGGCAGGCGCTTTGCCAGCGGCGCCGACTTCTTCCGCTACTTTGTGGAGCAAAGGCGGTGAACAAACTCGCAATGGCTCTTGTGGAGCCGATTTTTACCACCACGTACCGGGTCATTTACGGCGACACCGACGCTGCCGGCGTCATGTACAACGCCAACTATCTGCGGCTCTTTGAAATCGGCCGCACCGAAATGATGCGCGCCTGGGCCATGTCCTACCGGGAGATGGAGGCATTGGGCTGCGTGCTGCCTGTCACCGAGAGCTATCTGCGCTTCAAGGCTTCGGCCCGCTATGATGACCTGGTCGAAATCGCGGTCGCGCTGGCCGGGGCCAACCGCCTGACCTGCCGCTTCCACTACCAGATCAGCCGCAGAGAGCGCGACGGCGGAACGACGCTTCTGACCAGGGGCTTCACCGCGCACGCCTGTGTGGATCGCAAGGGCGCGCTGAGCGCCTTCCCCCAGGTGATTCGAGATGCCATCGCCCCCATTCTGGAGCGGCAAAGGCAGAGCCCCGCGTCAACAACCCCATAAAAACTCTGCAAATCCCTTGACATCACGGCATCTCCTGGTATACTTGCCCTTTGTGATGCGGGGTGGAGCAGTCTGGTAGCTCGTCGGGCTCATAACCCGAAGGTCAGAGGTTCAATTCCTCTCCCCGCTACCAGTACATTCTAAGGACTTGCGGACTGAACTCTGCAGGTCCTTTTTTCTTTGCCAGATCCCGGCAGGCGCATGAGGGCGACTGCCGGCCCAAGCTGTGATCGGTTCAGATGTTCTGCTCGACTTTGGCAAAACCGGGCATGCAGAGCGTCTGCCCGGCAAAACGTCTGCTTCTTTGATGCCATGGCTTTGGCCGCAATGCGCACCGCGAAGCTAATGGGCGCTTTTTTTCTGCAGCCATTGCCAAGCCTGCCCGCCGGGGCAAAAAGTTTGAAGCGGGCGGGGGAGTGGCGGGCCGTTCACACCGTTGCCTGCCCTTGCCGGCAGGCAACCATTTTTTCAAAGGGCGCTGGAACAAAACAAGGGCTTACGGTTAAAAACCGTAAACCCTTGTTTTTATTGGTGGAGCTAATCGGGATCGAACCGACGACCTCTTGAATGCCATTCAAGCGCTCTCCCAGCTGAGCTATAGCCCCTTCTCTTGTGCGGGAAAATTGGCATTCTGATACCATCCCAAAGTCTGGCTGTCAAGTTTTTCTCTTTCTTTTTCCGGATCCGGTATTGATGTTGCCAATCGGCAATGTTCTTGGTAGAGTCACTCGCTTGCTGCCGGGTTCAATAGGGTCAAGCTGGTTCCGAAAAGGCCTGACCCGGCAAATCTCCCCTTTTTTGCAAGGGGGCTTCAATTGCCTGGTGAATTCTGATGTTTCCATTTCGAAACCCACTTTATGGCTGGTTCTCCAAAGACATGGCCATTGATCTCGGTACAGCCAATACCGTGGTATATGTCAAGGGCAGGGGCATTGTTTTGCGGGAGCCCTCGGTGGTGGCGGTGCGCAAGGATGTGCGCGGCAGCAAGGTTTTGGCCGTGGGTGGCGAGGCCAAAGAAATGCTCGGTCGCACTCCTGGCAACATCATGGCTATCCGGCCCATGAAGGATGGCGTGATCGCTGACTTTGAGGTCACTGAAGCCATGCTTCGCTATTTTATCAACAAGGTGCATAACCGCCGTCATCTGGTGCACCCCCGCATCGTTATCTCCGTGCCATCCGGCATCACCCAGGTGGAGAAGCGGGCGGTGCGGGATACTGCCGAATCCGTGGGCGCGAGCGACGTTTTCTTGGTGGAAGAGCCCATGGCCGCTGCCATTGGCGCCGGCCTGCCCATCACGGAACCGACCGCCAACATGGTGGTCGATATCGGCGGCGGCACCACCGAAGTCGCGGTCATCTCCCTGACCGGCATCGTGTACTCCAGGTCGGTGCGCATGGCCGGCGACAAGATGGACGAGGCCATTTTGCAGTACATCAAGCGCAAGCACAACCTGGCCATAGGCGAGCGCACGGCGGAAGAGATCAAGACCTCCATCGGCGATGTCCTGCCCGAGGAACCCTATGCCAGCATGGAGATCAAGGGTCGTGATCTGGTGGCCGGCATACCCAAGACCATCACCATTACCGCCAAGGAAATCCAAAACGCCATTGCCGAGCAGGTCGATGTGATTGTGGAGGCGACCAAGGCCGCCCTGGAAGCCACACCGCCCGAGCTGGCCGCCGATATTGTGGATCACGGAATCGTACTCACCGGGGGTGGGGCGCTTTTGAAAAATCTCGACAAGCGCCTGAGCAACGAAACTGGCATGCCGATCATCATCTCCGAGGATCCGCTTTCTTCGGTGGTGCTGGGCTCGGGCAAGGCCCTGGACCGAATCGACATCCTCAGGGAAATAGCCATTGACTGAGCCTGTTCGCCGCTCCCGCTTCTTCCTGCGGACAGCTACTCGTTGAGCCCAAGCCATGCGTAAACAACTGCACAAAAAGCGCGACAGCAGGGCCCATCACCTGCGCGTTCTGGCTGTGTCCGTGCTGTTGCTGGTGCTGGGCGTCTTTTTTCTGGTCACGACCTTTGGCTCCCGGCAGTTCGGTCCCTTCCACAAGATTATGATGGAAATAGTCGGTCCGGTGCAGAAAACCGTGACCCGCACCGGCTCGGCTCTGGGCTCGATCAAGCACGACTACATCGACAGCATCCAGAATTTTTTCAAGCTCAATGAAGAAAAGAAACGCCTGACCCAGCAGTTGCAGGAAACCGAAGCCCTGCTGAACAAAAGCCGCGAGGCCATGGCCACCAATGCCAGCCTGCGAAAACTCCTGGACTTCAAAAACTCGACCGAGCAGCCCAGCGTGGCCGCCACCATCGTGGGCAAGGATCCCTCGCCCTTCGACCGTTCAGTGATTATCGATCAGGGTGCCAACAGCGGCATCACCAAGGGCTGCCCGGTGGTGTGCAGCGAAGGTGTGGTTGGTCAGATTTTCACCACCTCGCCGAACTATTCGAAAGTCCTGCTGGCCATCGCGCCTTCCAGCGCCATCGATGTCATGCTTCAGGGCTCGCGGGTGCGCGGCATTCTGAAAGGCACCGGCAACATGACCTACCGGCTGGAGTATATTTTGACGAATGTCGAGGTGAAACCGAAGGAAAAGGTGGTGACAGCCGGCTATGGCGGCGTCTTTCCCACAGGGATTCCGGTGGGCGAGGTGTCCAGGGTTTCCCGCCAGCCCCAGGGCATGTTTCATGAGATCGAGGTCAAGCCTGCGGTGGACTATCAGACAATAGAGCACCTGCTCGTCATCAGGAAAAATGACCTCAATGAAATTCTTGACCAGCCGGGGCGCCCCTGAGCGGGCCCGGCCCGGTGCTCCGGCCTGCTTGGCCCGGTGGAGTACAAGGCAGCCATGATCTTTCTCTGCTTCCTGATACTTGGCGCGCTTTTGGTCATTCTGCAAACCACGCTGCTGATGCCCAGCCCTCTCTGGGCCTTTGCACCGGATTTCTATTTTATTTTCGTGGCTTATCTGGCCAGCCGCTTTACCGTGTTTCAGGCCCTGATACTGATTTACCTGCTTGGTCTGATGCTGGATGTGCTGGTTGGCACCATGTTGGGCATGTCCACCTGCCTGTGCTTTGCCGGTTATGCGGTGATGCGTCTCTTTGCCGGCAAAGGCGCGTTCAAAGACTACTTCTATTCCATTCCGCTGATTTCGCTTTGTTTTTTTGTGCTTTCCGGCCTGGTGTACGCGGTCTTTGATTTTGTCTATCCAGACCAGCTGGCACCGTGGAGCTGGTGGAAAATGGGCCTGCGCACCCTGACACTGGCGGTCTTTGTCTGGCCTGTCTTTCGGCTTCAGAACATGGTCTACAGCTATGCCGCGAATGCGGTCATGCCCTGGAAGCGCCTGAAGGTGCGCGACAATGCGCGCCGGCGGCAGACCTGAACCGGCCCAATTGAAGGAGTGCATACCTTGCGCAGATCAAACCGACGCCGCCCCGGCAGCCTGCCCCATCGGGACAACAGCTACGACGAGGGTGTGGTGCCCCTGATGGCGCCGCAGGACAGCGACGAACTGAAGACGCAGACCCAGAAGGGCCTGTATGCCATGGGCTGCATTCTGGCGGCCTTTATCGTCATCATGGCCAGGCTTTATTTTTTGCAGATAAAGCAGGGCACAGACTATGACAAACTGGCGGACTCCAACCGGGTGCGCTATCTGGAAATCATGGCCCCGCGCGGCAATATTCTGGATCGCAAGGGTCGCGAGATGGTGACCAACCGGCCCTCGTTCAACGTGATCTGGCTGCGCACGAGCAACCGGCTGGACGAGGAGTGGTTGAAGACCCTGAGCCGGGTTCTGGACGAGGATCCAGGGGTCCTGCTGGAAAAAATCCGGAAAATGGTGGGGCAGCCCGGCCATCTGCCGGTCAGACTGGCGGAGGACATCTCCTGGGACAAGGTGCGGCAGATTGAAGTCAACAAGATGTATCTGCCGGAGGTCAGCATCGAGGTCGTGCCGCTGCGGGTCTACCATTACGGCGACCTGGCCTCGCATCTGATCGGTTATCTGGGGGAGATCAGCAAGGACGAGCTGGATCGCATGGACAGGAGCCGCTACCATGGGGGCGATCTCATCGGCAAGGCCGGTCTGGAGCGGCTGCGCGAGGACGATCTGAGCGGCATCAAGGGCCGTGACTACATGGAAGTCAATGCCCTGGGCTTCGAGCAGAAGCCGCTCAAGGGCGAGGCGCCGGTGCCGGGCAGGAACCTGCAACTGACCATCGATGTCGATCTGCAAAAGATCGCGGAGGAAGAGCTGGCCAACAACAAATTTGCGGGCGCGGTGGTGGCGATCGAGGTCAATACCGGCCGCCTTCTGGTCTCCGCCAGTTCGCCGCCGCTGCATCTGCAGGACTTCGTTGGCGGCATTTCCAAAGCCAACTGGAAGGCCATGCTGGACAATCCCCTGCATCCCCTGGTGAACAAGGTCGTGCAGGGCCAGTATCCGCCGGGGTCCACCTTCAAACCCGTGACCGCGCTGGCCGGTCTGGCCGAGGGGGTGATCACGCCGGACACGACCTTTTTCTGTCCGGGCTTCCACCGCTTCGGCAATCGCACCTACCGCTGCTGGCGGCATGCCGGCCACGGCTCGGTCAACATGAAACGGGCTGTCGCCGAGTCCTGCGACGTGTATTTCTACATAACCGGGCAGAAGCTGGGCGTAGACCGGCTGGCGAAGTACTCAAAGCTCTTCGGCTTTGGCAGACTGACCGGCGTGGAAATGGAGCACGAAAAGGCGGGTATCGTGCCCTCGACCGACTGGAAACGCCAGCGTTACCCCCGCGATGCCAAATGGCATGAGGGCGAAACGCTCTCGGTTGCCATTGGTCAGGGCTACAATCTGGTGACGCCGCTGCAGTTGGCCGTGATGACCGCAGCCATTGCCAATGGCGGCACGATCTACAGGCCCGCCCTGGTGGAAAAGGCCTTTTATCCGGACGGCACCGTGGCCCAGAGCTTCCAGCCCGAGGTGCTGCATCGTTTTACCAATCAGGGCCGCAACCTGAAACTGATCCGCGACGGCATGGTGGAAGCGGTCAACGGCCGGCGCGGCACGGGCCGCCGGGCCCAGGTCGAGACCCAGGGCATTCAGGTGGGCGGCAAGACCGGTACGGCCCAGGTGGTACGCATCAAGCAGTACCAGCATCTGAAGGAACAGGATATCCCCTACAAGTACCGGGATCATGCCTGGTTCACCTGCTTCGCCCCGGCCTCCAATCCGGAGATTGCGGTGACCGTGCTGGTCGAGCACGGCCTGCACGGCGGCTCGGCCTCGGCGCCGATTGCCGCCAAAATCATGACCCGCTATTTCAACGAGAAGCTGGAACAGCTTCAGGTGCCAGACGTCCTGGAGGATGGGGACGAAGAGGATGAGCACGGGCATGATGACGAGAACGGGGTGGCGCCGGCTGCGCCAAGCATGGGCACACCCCTTCAATTTTAGGGCACAGGTTCATGACGTCGATAGACAGCCAATTTTTCAAGCAGTTCGACTGGGTCATGCTGATGCTGGTGGTGCTGGTGTCGGCCATGGCGCTGACCAATCTCTACAGTTCCAGCTACGCCGGGGGCGATGTCGGAGCCTCTTCGCTCTTCCTGAAACAGTTGGTCTTCTTCTGTGCCGGCCTGGGCCTGATCCTCGCACTCCAGCTCGTTGAGTATCAGCACATCGCCAAGGCTGGCTGGATTCTGTATGTGATTATCCTGCTGCTTTTGATCTACACCAGAATATTTGTGGACAGCGTGGCCGGAGCCCAGCGCTGGATCGACCTGGGATTTTTCAACCTGCAGCCCTCGGAACCGGCCAAGCTCGTGATGATTCTGGTCCTCACCTGCTG
This region includes:
- a CDS encoding homoserine dehydrogenase — its product is MQDIKVGLIGFGTVGQGLAETLHSQENRLTKRTGMKIGIKTIADTRARALPAHLEHIHLTQDARDILADPEIDIVVELIGGMEPAKTFLLEAIAAGKHVVTANKALLAQTGSEIFRKAAEKGVAVGFEASVGGGIPVIKALREGLVANRILAISGIMNGTANYILSRMTDEGIPFAEVLAEAQKLGFAEADPSYDVDGIDTAHKLAILMSMAYGIHITNREISTEGIRNIEPVDIEMAREFGFRIKLLAISRNHGEHVEARVHPTMVPGDKLLASINGAYNAIQFKGDCVGDILLCGLGAGKMPTGSAVAADVVDIARDIACNSVGRVPPLSYQLSQFAPRRITGMDELFGPYYFRFTVKDEPGVLASIAGVLSAQGISIASVIQKGRRGQEAAVPLVILTHAARESDVEQALTRIGKLDAVLAPVVKIRILEQEQ
- a CDS encoding cofactor-independent phosphoglycerate mutase, yielding MKYILLIGDGMGDVPVAALGGRTPLEAAPTPTLDRLARAGELLMVQTVPEGLPPGSDVANLALLGYQPSEVYTGRAPLEAASMGIAQADTDIDFRCNLINIQRQGERMLMVDYSAGHITTAEARELILALQAACGNPALTLHPGVGYRHLLALHNTPLPRDFTTTPPHDHCGRDVSAFFAEYAKVPALAALYARGPEILAAQPVNQKRQAAGKRPANFFWLWGEGKRPRMDTFAERCGLRGGMVSAVDLLKGIGKLSGLQVVDVPGATGYLDTNYAGKAAAALEILEEADFVAVHVEAPDECGHQGLAAEKMQAVADYDAKIVRPIVEGMERRGEPFRLVATMDHYTPLHLRTHVSWPVPMLLYDSRSRATDGLAYTEANAARAVEKSGRRFASGADFFRYFVEQRR
- a CDS encoding acyl-CoA thioesterase, whose product is MNKLAMALVEPIFTTTYRVIYGDTDAAGVMYNANYLRLFEIGRTEMMRAWAMSYREMEALGCVLPVTESYLRFKASARYDDLVEIAVALAGANRLTCRFHYQISRRERDGGTTLLTRGFTAHACVDRKGALSAFPQVIRDAIAPILERQRQSPASTTP
- a CDS encoding rod shape-determining protein — translated: MFPFRNPLYGWFSKDMAIDLGTANTVVYVKGRGIVLREPSVVAVRKDVRGSKVLAVGGEAKEMLGRTPGNIMAIRPMKDGVIADFEVTEAMLRYFINKVHNRRHLVHPRIVISVPSGITQVEKRAVRDTAESVGASDVFLVEEPMAAAIGAGLPITEPTANMVVDIGGGTTEVAVISLTGIVYSRSVRMAGDKMDEAILQYIKRKHNLAIGERTAEEIKTSIGDVLPEEPYASMEIKGRDLVAGIPKTITITAKEIQNAIAEQVDVIVEATKAALEATPPELAADIVDHGIVLTGGGALLKNLDKRLSNETGMPIIISEDPLSSVVLGSGKALDRIDILREIAID
- the mreC gene encoding rod shape-determining protein MreC encodes the protein MRKQLHKKRDSRAHHLRVLAVSVLLLVLGVFFLVTTFGSRQFGPFHKIMMEIVGPVQKTVTRTGSALGSIKHDYIDSIQNFFKLNEEKKRLTQQLQETEALLNKSREAMATNASLRKLLDFKNSTEQPSVAATIVGKDPSPFDRSVIIDQGANSGITKGCPVVCSEGVVGQIFTTSPNYSKVLLAIAPSSAIDVMLQGSRVRGILKGTGNMTYRLEYILTNVEVKPKEKVVTAGYGGVFPTGIPVGEVSRVSRQPQGMFHEIEVKPAVDYQTIEHLLVIRKNDLNEILDQPGRP
- the mreD gene encoding rod shape-determining protein MreD, which translates into the protein MIFLCFLILGALLVILQTTLLMPSPLWAFAPDFYFIFVAYLASRFTVFQALILIYLLGLMLDVLVGTMLGMSTCLCFAGYAVMRLFAGKGAFKDYFYSIPLISLCFFVLSGLVYAVFDFVYPDQLAPWSWWKMGLRTLTLAVFVWPVFRLQNMVYSYAANAVMPWKRLKVRDNARRRQT
- the mrdA gene encoding penicillin-binding protein 2, which encodes MHTLRRSNRRRPGSLPHRDNSYDEGVVPLMAPQDSDELKTQTQKGLYAMGCILAAFIVIMARLYFLQIKQGTDYDKLADSNRVRYLEIMAPRGNILDRKGREMVTNRPSFNVIWLRTSNRLDEEWLKTLSRVLDEDPGVLLEKIRKMVGQPGHLPVRLAEDISWDKVRQIEVNKMYLPEVSIEVVPLRVYHYGDLASHLIGYLGEISKDELDRMDRSRYHGGDLIGKAGLERLREDDLSGIKGRDYMEVNALGFEQKPLKGEAPVPGRNLQLTIDVDLQKIAEEELANNKFAGAVVAIEVNTGRLLVSASSPPLHLQDFVGGISKANWKAMLDNPLHPLVNKVVQGQYPPGSTFKPVTALAGLAEGVITPDTTFFCPGFHRFGNRTYRCWRHAGHGSVNMKRAVAESCDVYFYITGQKLGVDRLAKYSKLFGFGRLTGVEMEHEKAGIVPSTDWKRQRYPRDAKWHEGETLSVAIGQGYNLVTPLQLAVMTAAIANGGTIYRPALVEKAFYPDGTVAQSFQPEVLHRFTNQGRNLKLIRDGMVEAVNGRRGTGRRAQVETQGIQVGGKTGTAQVVRIKQYQHLKEQDIPYKYRDHAWFTCFAPASNPEIAVTVLVEHGLHGGSASAPIAAKIMTRYFNEKLEQLQVPDVLEDGDEEDEHGHDDENGVAPAAPSMGTPLQF
- a CDS encoding FtsW/RodA/SpoVE family cell cycle protein, with protein sequence MTSIDSQFFKQFDWVMLMLVVLVSAMALTNLYSSSYAGGDVGASSLFLKQLVFFCAGLGLILALQLVEYQHIAKAGWILYVIILLLLIYTRIFVDSVAGAQRWIDLGFFNLQPSEPAKLVMILVLTCCYATGPSVSGGYRLRDMIRPMILVLPPLP